Proteins found in one Pseudomonadota bacterium genomic segment:
- the mutT gene encoding 8-oxo-dGTP diphosphatase MutT, which produces MKTVLVAACALVDPDDRVLLAQRPPGKSMAGLWEFPGGKVDPGETPEVALIRELQEELGIDVTEACLAPFTFASHVYDDFHLLMPLYVCRKWEGFVTAQEGQELAWVRPVRMNQYPMPPADEPLVAMLCDLL; this is translated from the coding sequence ATGAAGACCGTGTTGGTCGCTGCGTGTGCCCTGGTCGATCCCGATGACCGCGTTTTGCTGGCGCAACGCCCGCCGGGTAAATCGATGGCGGGGCTGTGGGAGTTTCCCGGCGGCAAGGTCGATCCCGGCGAGACACCGGAGGTCGCCCTGATCCGAGAGCTCCAAGAAGAGCTTGGAATCGACGTCACCGAGGCCTGCCTGGCGCCCTTCACCTTCGCGTCCCACGTCTATGACGACTTCCATCTCCTGATGCCGCTTTACGTCTGTCGCAAATGGGAGGGGTTCGTCACGGCACAGGAAGGCCAGGAGCTCGCATGGGTTCGGCCAGTGCGTATGAACCAATATCCCATGCCGCCGGCCGACGAACCGTTGGTCGCTATGCTCTGC